The following coding sequences lie in one Sorghum bicolor cultivar BTx623 chromosome 6, Sorghum_bicolor_NCBIv3, whole genome shotgun sequence genomic window:
- the LOC8079613 gene encoding probable phosphoribosylformylglycinamidine synthase, chloroplastic/mitochondrial, which translates to MASPVQMMASNLLRTEGFSGNMGQRYGLIAARSLGLRRLRMTQHCFHQQHLCWRHVQSGVVHNIRSSSSPGAVVSKGFDSPLVEKPDTSLDVGIIHLYRVPFLQESETMELLKKVKAKVSANIVDILTEQCFNIQLDNPLTPEKLSTLHWLLAETYEPDKLQSRSFLEEEESSSSYAVIVEVGPRMTFSTAFSTNAVSICKSLSLVEVSRLERSRRYLLRLEPGSDPLDESQLKEFAALVHDRMTECIYPKKLTSFQSDIVPEPVRVVPVIERGEEALEEINVKMGLAFDKQDIDYYTHLFRDDIKRNPTTVELFDIAQSNSEHSRHWFFNGKLVIDGQTMPATLFQLVKRPLKANPNNSVIGFKDNSSAIKGFPVNHLRPTIPGSTSPLSIMMRELDILFTAETHNFPCAVAPYPGAETGAGGRIRDTHATGKGSFVVASTAGYCVGNLRIDNSNAPWEDPSFSYPVNLASPLQILVDASDGASDYGNKFGEPLIQGYTRTFGMRLPNGERREWLKPIMFSGAIGQIDHAHISKCDPEIGMLVVKIGGPAYRIGMGGGAASSMVSGQNDAELDFNAVQRGDAEMAQKLYRVVRACAEMGENNPIISIHDQGAGGNCNVVKEIIYPKGAEIDIRSIVVGDHTLSVLEIWGAEYQEQDALLVQPGSRSLLESLCDRERVPMAVIGKIDGCGKIVLIDSAAVEHAKLNGLPPPPPVEELELEKVLGDMPQKTFEFKRVSHATEPLDIAPEVTLLDALKRVLRLPSVCSKRFLTTKVDRCVTGLVAQQQTVGPLQLPLADVAVIAQTYTDLTGGACSIGEQPIKGLLNPKAMARLAVGEALTNLVWAKVTSLSDVKASGNWMYAAKLDGEGADMYDAAVALADCMIELGIAIDGGKDSLSMAAQCDGEVVKAPGNLVISTYVTCPDITLTVTPDLKLGNDGILLHIDLSKGNRRLGGSALAQAFDQIGNDCPDIDDVLYLKKVFEAIQELLSQRLISAGHDISDGGLIVSVLEMAFAGNCGFKLDIDLEDRSLLEGLFAEELGLVIEVHSKCLNIVKQKLEATGISANVIGEVTCSPEIEVFVDGNLHLKEKTSDLRDLWEETSFQLEELQRLKSCVKLEKEGLKCRTSPSWSLSFTPKFTDEKLLIASSKPKVAIIREEGSNGDREMAAAFHAAGFEPWDITMSDLLAGKSSLTEFRGIAFVGGFSYADVLDSAKGWAASIRFNKPLIQQFQDFYHRPDTFSLGVCNGCQLMALLGWVPGSDVGGSLGKGGDMSQPRFIHNESGRFECRFTSVSIGDSPAIMFKGMEGSTLGVWSAHGEGRAFFPDENVLSTVVKSNLAPVRYCDDFNNITETYPFNPNGSPLGIGALCSPDGRHLAMMPHPERCFMMWQYPWYPKEWQVEKSGPSPWLRMFQNAREWCS; encoded by the coding sequence AAGGTTGCGAATGACTCAACATTGCTTCCATCAACAACATCTTTGTTGGCGACATGTACAAAGTGGTGTGGTTCATAATATCCGATCATCATCATCTCCTGGGGCTGTTGTATCCAAGGGGTTTGACAGCCCATTAGTTGAGAAACCTGATACTTCATTGGATGTTGGAATTATTCACTTGTACCGCGTACCATTTCTTCAAGAAAGTGAAACCATGGAGCTGCTCAAGAAAGTGAAGGCGAAGGTTTCTGCTAATATTGTTGATATACTGACCGAGCAGTGCTTCAATATTCAATTGGATAATCCACTCACCCCTGAGAAACTTTCAACGCTTCATTGGCTCTTAGCAGAAACTTATGAACCAGATAAGTTGCAAAGTAGGAGCTTTCTGGAGGAGGAAGAATCTAGTAGTTCCTATGCTGTCATTGTTGAGGTTGGTCCCCGGATGACATTTTCAACGGCATTCTCAACCAATGCTGTCTCAATTTGTAAATCTCTCTCATTAGTAGAAGTGAGCAGACTGGAGAGGTCAAGAAGATACCTTTTGCGCCTTGAGCCTGGTAGTGATCCACTTGATGAAAGTCAGCTCAAAGAATTTGCTGCATTGGTTCACGATAGAATGACAGAGTGCATTTATCCCAAAAAGCTCACATCATTTCAGTCAGATATAGTTCCTGAACCTGTCCGTGTTGTTCCAGTCATTGAAAGAGGAGAAGAAGCATTGGAAGAAATAAATGTGAAGATGGGGCTTGCTTTTGATAAACAAGATATTGACTATTATACACACCTGTTCAGAGATGATATTAAACGCAATCCGACTACAGTGGAACTTTTTGATATTGCACAATCCAATAGCGAACATAGTAGACATTGGTTTTTCAATGGAAAACTTGTTATAGATGGACAGACCATGCCTGCCACTTTGTTCCAGTTAGTGAAGAGGCCTCTGAAAGCCAACCCCAATAACTCTGTCATCGGATTCAAGGATAACTCAAGTGCAATAAAAGGATTCCCAGTAAACCATCTACGCCCAACAATTCCAGGTTCCACTTCACCATTATCCATCATGATGCGTGAGCTTGATATTTTATTCACAGCAGAAACCCATAATTTTCCATGTGCTGTTGCACCATACCCGGGAGCCGAGACAGGTGCAGGTGGCCGTATAAGAGACACACATGCCACTGGAAAGGGTTCTTTTGTTGTTGCTTCCACTGCTGGTTACTGTGTTGGTAATCTTCGAATTGACAATTCAAATGCACCCTGGGAGGACCCTTCATTTTCTTACCCAGTGAATCTGGCCTCTCCATTGCAAATTCTTGTCGATGCTAGTGATGGTGCCTCTGACTATGGTAACAAGTTTGGTGAGCCTCTAATTCAGGGATATACCAGAACATTTGGGATGAGGTTGCCAAATGGGGAGCGGCGTGAATGGTTGAAGCCTATAATGTTCAGTGGAGCTATTGGGCAAAttgaccatgcacacatatcgaAGTGTGATCCAGAAATTGGCATGCTAGTTGTGAAGATTGGTGGTCCAGCATACAGAATTGGTATGGGCGGTGGTGCTGCCTCGAGTATGGTTAGTGGCCAGAACGACGCAGAGCTTGATTTCAATGCTGTACAGCGTGGAGATGCTGAGATGGCACAGAAATTGTATCGTGTGGTCAGGGCATGTGCAGAAATGGGAGAGAATAACCCTATCATTAGCATCCATGATCAGGGCGCAGGAGGAAACTGTAATGTCGTTAAGGAAATAATATATCCAAAGGGTGCTGAAATTGATATCCGTTCAATTGTTGTTGGTGATCATACattgtcggtcttggagatatgGGGTGCTGAGTACCAGGAACAGGATGCGCTACTTGTGCAACCTGGGAGCAGAAGCCTGTTAGAGTCGCTTTGTGATAGGGAAAGAGTTCCAATGGCTGTCATTGGGAAAATTGATGGCTGTGGGAAAATTGTGTTGATTGATAGCGCTGCTGTAGAGCATGCCAAGTTGAATGGCCTCCCTCCTCCACCCCCTGTTGAAGAACTTGAGCTTGAAAAAGTTTTAGGAGACATGCCTCAGAAGACCTTTGAGTTCAAGCGTGTTTCTCATGCCACAGAGCCTTTAGACATTGCTCCTGAGGTAACACTTTTGGATGCTCTGAAGCGAGTATTAAGGCTCCCATCTGTGTGTTCAAAGCGTTTCTTGACCACAAAGGTTGATAGGTGTGTGACAGGCCTTGTTGCACAACAGCAGACAGTTGGGCCTCTCCAACTTCCTCTTGCTGATGTGGCTGTGATTGCACAGACATACACAGACCTAACAGGTGGTGCTTGCAGCATTGGAGAACAACCAATAAAGGGTTTGCTTAATCCTAAGGCCATGGCCAGACTTGCTGTTGGGGAGGCCTTGACTAATCTTGTCTGGGCTAAGGTTACATCACTTTCTGATGTCAAAGCAAGTGGGAATTGGATGTATGCTGCAAAGCTTGATGGCGAAGGTGCAGATATGTATGATGCAGCTGTCGCATTGGCTGACTGCATGATTGAACTTGGTATTGCAATAGATGGGGGAAAAGACAGCCTTTCCATGGCAGCCCAATGTGATGGTGAAGTCGTCAAGGCTCCTGGAAATCTTGTCATCAGTACTTATGTGACATGTCCTGATATAACATTGACAGTAACCCCTGATTTGAAGCTTGGTAATGATGGAATCCTTCTGCATATTGACCTCTCTAAAGGAAATCGCCGTCTTGGTGGTTCTGCTCTTGCACAAGCATTTGATCAAATTGGAAATGATTGCCCAGACATTGATGATGTTCTGTACCTGAAGAAGGTATTTGAGGCCATTCAGGAATTGCTCAGTCAACGTCTTATTTCAGCAGGCCATGACATAAGTGATGGTGGCCTTATTGTGAGTGTTCTTGAGATGGCATTTGCTGGTAATTGTGGTTTTAAGCTTGACATAGACTTGGAAGATAGGAGCCTCCTTGAAGGACTTTTTGCAGAGGAACTCGGCCTTGTTATTGAAGTGCACTCGAAATGTCTCAATATCGTGAAGCAAAAGCTTGAAGCAACAGGCATTTCTGCTAATGTAATTGGAGAAGTTACTTGCTCACCAGAAATAGAAGTTTTTGTTGATGGCAATCTGCATCTCAAGGAAAAAACTTCAGATCTCAGGGATCTCTGGGAGGAAACGAGCTTCCAGCTTGAGGAGTTACAACGTCTGAAATCTTGTGTTAAACTTGAGAAAGAAGGATTAAAATGCAGAACATCGCCGTCATGGTCTCTGTCTTTTACTCCCAAATTTACAGATGAGAAACTGTTGATTGCTTCCTCAAAACCAAAGGTCGCTATCATTCGTGAAGAAGGGAGCAATGGGGACAGGGAAATGGCTGCTGCATTCCATGCTGCTGGGTTTGAACCATGGGATATCACAATGTCAGACCTCTTGGCTGGGAAGTCTTCTCTAACAGAGTTCCGTGGGATTGCGTTTGTTGGTGGTTTTAGCTATGCAGATGTGCTAGATTCAGCGAAAGGTTGGGCTGCATCAATCAGGTTTAACAAACCCCTCATTCAGCAATTTCAGGATTTCTATCACAGGCCAGATACGTTCAGCCTTGGAGTATGTAATGGTTGTCAGCTTATGGCTCTTCTTGGCTGGGTGCCAGGATCTGATGTTGGAGGTTCTCTTGGTAAAGGTGGAGATATGTCCCAGCCCAGGTTTATTCACAATGAATCCGGCCGTTTCGAGTGCCGGTTTACGAGTGTGTCCATTGGGGATTCTCCTGCTATCATGTTCAAAGGGATGGAAGGTTCTACCTTGGGTGTTTGGAGTGCTCATGGCGAGGGAAG